In one Geovibrio ferrireducens genomic region, the following are encoded:
- a CDS encoding toxin-antitoxin system YwqK family antitoxin gives MRLIAVFFTFFLIALSSYADVKCDGKSVIKRNGLIMYENGEVASGQCTASKSNGEYTEFELQNGMIEGWFRIYNSDKTRLYEAQFINNSPNGKIASFYNNGTLKLEGNYAHGKVDGYTKAYYPNGKTEYEVMYKNNREIGLATKYYDNGNIEYELNFDDGIVNGMRREYHRDGSFMSEVMFVNGLADGKRKIYFPDGALGHDVFYIKGKVDGVVKSYFNNGQQAFEIIYNNSEPVSGVCFDKTRKVRLTQEELKDWQNVKCWDSEMVTFELRHEMPLVRLEFR, from the coding sequence ATGAGACTCATAGCTGTATTTTTTACATTTTTCCTGATTGCATTATCTTCTTACGCGGATGTTAAGTGTGATGGAAAATCGGTAATAAAGCGCAACGGTTTGATAATGTATGAAAATGGTGAGGTTGCGTCAGGGCAATGCACAGCATCTAAAAGCAATGGAGAATACACAGAGTTTGAGCTTCAAAACGGCATGATTGAAGGCTGGTTTCGAATTTATAATTCTGATAAAACAAGACTTTATGAGGCTCAGTTTATAAATAATTCTCCTAATGGAAAAATTGCTTCCTTCTATAACAACGGAACTCTTAAGCTTGAAGGAAATTATGCACACGGTAAAGTTGACGGCTACACGAAAGCTTATTATCCCAACGGAAAAACCGAGTATGAGGTAATGTATAAAAATAACCGGGAAATCGGTTTAGCTACAAAGTACTATGATAATGGAAATATTGAATATGAATTAAATTTTGATGACGGGATAGTCAATGGAATGCGGCGGGAGTACCACAGAGACGGCAGTTTCATGAGCGAGGTAATGTTTGTGAACGGCTTGGCGGATGGGAAAAGAAAAATCTATTTTCCTGACGGCGCCTTAGGTCATGATGTTTTCTATATAAAAGGCAAGGTCGATGGTGTGGTGAAAAGTTATTTTAATAACGGTCAGCAGGCGTTTGAAATAATTTATAACAACAGCGAGCCTGTTTCCGGCGTATGTTTTGATAAAACAAGGAAAGTCCGCCTCACTCAGGAGGAGCTTAAGGACTGGCAGAATGTAAAATGCTGGGATTCTGAGATGGTTACTTTTGAGTTACGGCATGAAATGCCTTTAGTCAGGCTGGAGTTCAGATAA
- a CDS encoding cupin domain-containing protein: protein MGYGTKLRDIRKRLGLTLEDISQKTGFTKSFISQIENGKNSPSIASLKKICYALGTTISELFEDERNIVNTFSNEDYNVLKNKSITMTFPASKVVNRKLEPIIIELEPYSETGTDSYHHVGEEFGFVLEGEIVVVIGTEEYKIKQGESIYFSSNLPHRIRNRTDKPAKAFWVDTPPSF from the coding sequence ATGGGATACGGAACCAAGCTGAGAGACATCAGAAAACGACTGGGGCTTACGCTGGAGGACATTTCACAGAAGACCGGGTTTACCAAAAGTTTCATAAGCCAGATTGAAAACGGGAAAAACTCACCCTCTATCGCTTCTCTTAAGAAAATCTGTTACGCACTGGGCACTACCATCAGCGAGCTTTTCGAAGATGAGCGCAATATTGTAAACACCTTTTCCAACGAGGATTACAACGTACTTAAAAACAAAAGTATAACAATGACTTTTCCCGCCTCCAAGGTTGTTAACAGAAAACTTGAGCCGATAATAATTGAGCTTGAGCCTTACTCCGAAACCGGAACAGACAGCTACCACCACGTTGGCGAGGAGTTTGGCTTTGTCCTTGAGGGTGAAATAGTTGTGGTTATCGGAACAGAAGAATATAAAATTAAACAGGGCGAATCCATATATTTCAGCTCTAATCTCCCTCATAGAATACGCAACAGAACGGATAAACCGGCAAAAGCCTTCTGGGTGGATACGCCGCCGTCGTTCTGA
- a CDS encoding gamma carbonic anhydrase family protein: MIARLNKGTTRGKKVFIAENAVVVGDVTLGDDSSIWYNVVLRGDVERIEIGKCTNVQDGSVIHVTKDKYPAILKDYVTIGHSVTLHGCTIENNVLVGIGSVILDNSVIGENSIVAAGSLVPPNKTYEPGSLIMGSPAKAVKKLSDAEIQSIRDYADRYVMYKDVYIEREMSK, translated from the coding sequence ATGATTGCCAGACTAAATAAAGGCACAACAAGGGGTAAAAAAGTTTTTATAGCAGAAAATGCAGTTGTTGTGGGCGATGTCACTCTGGGGGATGATTCCAGCATATGGTACAATGTGGTTCTGAGGGGGGACGTGGAAAGAATTGAAATAGGAAAATGCACCAACGTTCAGGACGGAAGCGTAATCCACGTAACAAAAGATAAATACCCTGCAATCCTGAAAGATTATGTAACAATAGGCCACAGCGTAACACTTCATGGATGTACCATAGAAAACAATGTACTGGTAGGTATCGGGTCGGTCATTCTTGACAATTCCGTCATAGGCGAAAACAGCATAGTGGCTGCCGGAAGCCTTGTGCCTCCCAACAAAACATACGAACCCGGTTCACTCATAATGGGCAGCCCCGCTAAGGCGGTCAAAAAGCTTTCGGATGCGGAGATTCAAAGCATACGGGATTACGCCGACAGATATGTTATGTATAAGGATGTCTACATTGAAAGAGAGATGTCTAAATAA
- a CDS encoding LysM peptidoglycan-binding domain-containing protein, translating into MKTYKLLLLVVVLSAFALAGCSKPPVQELDQAKMAMQAAKDSGAEKCQLPEYLEAKAKLEAAQKKMDEAEKGGKKGELYESAKADLLAAIADFEKAKATADAYKATDAKVQAELTALKANIDRYKENGEKYDLPSYKAAVDKYKKAKELAEKCKGEEALALIAQANDDLKKVEEEYAAAKAAEMAASQAAMKTESTAVASEKYTVVRGDNLWNISKAKYMNPFMWPIIYWANEAAIKDPDLIFPGQVFDILKDVPAADKAKAEKFSRNRGPWSLFDGK; encoded by the coding sequence ATGAAGACCTACAAACTTCTGCTCCTGGTTGTGGTGCTTTCTGCTTTCGCTCTTGCCGGATGCAGCAAACCCCCCGTACAGGAACTTGATCAGGCCAAGATGGCCATGCAGGCAGCTAAGGACAGCGGAGCCGAGAAGTGTCAGCTTCCCGAGTATCTTGAAGCTAAAGCTAAGCTTGAAGCCGCTCAGAAAAAAATGGACGAAGCTGAAAAAGGCGGCAAAAAAGGCGAGCTTTATGAATCTGCGAAGGCAGATCTTCTTGCAGCTATAGCTGATTTCGAAAAAGCTAAAGCAACTGCAGATGCTTACAAAGCTACCGATGCTAAAGTGCAGGCTGAACTTACCGCTCTCAAAGCTAATATCGACAGATATAAAGAGAACGGTGAAAAATATGACCTTCCGTCATACAAAGCCGCTGTTGATAAGTATAAGAAAGCCAAAGAACTTGCAGAAAAATGCAAAGGCGAGGAAGCTCTCGCTCTTATAGCTCAGGCAAATGATGACCTCAAAAAAGTTGAGGAAGAATATGCCGCTGCAAAAGCAGCAGAAATGGCTGCATCTCAGGCTGCAATGAAAACCGAATCAACTGCTGTTGCTTCTGAAAAGTACACAGTTGTGAGAGGCGACAACCTTTGGAACATCTCAAAAGCCAAGTACATGAACCCCTTTATGTGGCCGATAATCTACTGGGCTAACGAAGCAGCTATCAAAGACCCCGACCTCATTTTCCCCGGTCAGGTATTTGACATACTGAAAGACGTTCCCGCCGCTGATAAAGCCAAGGCTGAAAAGTTCTCTCGCAACAGAGGCCCCTGGTCACTTTTCGACGGTAAATAA
- the aspS gene encoding aspartate--tRNA ligase: protein MVSNLGDWRRTHDCNALRASDIGKKVTLMGWVQRRRDHGGVIFVDLRDREGITQIVMSPELSKDVHEKAENLRSEFVVAIKGEVAARPEGSLNEKLPTGEVEVNVEELKILNTSIVPPFMLDEYSNVSEDIRLKYRYLDLRRPELKSNLITRHKLTKTMREFLYSKGFIDVETPFLTKSTPEGARDYLVPSRVNPGKCYALPQSPQMFKQLLMIAGFERYFQVVRCFRDEDLRADRQPEFTQLDIEMSFIDSNDLMNIMEELFITIFDKVMGIKLEKGFPTMSYDEAMEKYGHDAPDTRFELYLKTINDLVKGCGFKVFNEAVEKNGCVKAVNAVGAGKAFSRKDIDDLTDFVVSLGAGGLAYIKVNEDGLQSPIVKFLGDDVAAAIVKEMNGKPGDIIFFGAGDKYTVNLYLSKLRLKVGAMLGLIDRDKYSFVWVLDFPLLEWDAENKRWGAMHHPFTSPLDADVPLFDTDPGQMRAKAYDLVLNGSEIGGGSIRIHRSDIQDKMFATLGLTEEERAYKFGFFIDALKYGTPPHGGIAFGVDRIATILTKSTSIRDVIAFPKTQKATCLMSDAPSFIDDKQLKELYMKFEVAENK from the coding sequence TTGGTTTCAAACCTTGGCGACTGGAGACGGACGCACGATTGTAATGCTCTCAGAGCGTCAGATATAGGGAAAAAGGTTACCCTCATGGGGTGGGTTCAGAGAAGAAGAGACCACGGCGGCGTTATATTTGTGGATCTCAGAGACAGAGAAGGGATTACCCAGATCGTTATGAGCCCTGAACTCAGCAAAGATGTTCATGAGAAAGCGGAAAACCTCAGAAGCGAATTTGTTGTGGCTATCAAAGGCGAAGTCGCGGCAAGACCTGAAGGTTCTCTCAATGAAAAACTCCCCACAGGCGAAGTGGAAGTGAATGTTGAGGAGCTTAAAATTCTCAACACATCCATAGTTCCGCCCTTCATGCTTGATGAATACAGCAATGTCAGCGAGGACATCAGGCTGAAATACCGTTATCTTGACCTGAGAAGGCCTGAGCTGAAAAGCAACCTTATCACAAGACATAAACTGACAAAAACAATGAGAGAATTCCTTTACTCCAAAGGATTCATAGATGTTGAAACGCCCTTCCTTACCAAAAGCACACCCGAAGGCGCGAGAGACTACCTTGTACCCAGCAGGGTGAACCCCGGAAAATGCTACGCTCTGCCTCAGTCTCCCCAGATGTTTAAACAGCTTCTGATGATAGCCGGCTTCGAGCGTTATTTTCAGGTTGTAAGATGCTTCCGTGACGAAGATCTCAGAGCGGACAGGCAACCGGAATTTACTCAGCTTGACATTGAAATGTCTTTCATCGACTCAAACGACCTCATGAACATCATGGAAGAGCTTTTCATAACCATTTTTGACAAGGTTATGGGTATTAAGCTTGAGAAAGGCTTCCCCACCATGAGCTACGATGAGGCTATGGAAAAATACGGCCACGATGCACCCGATACACGCTTTGAGCTTTACCTTAAAACTATCAACGACCTTGTTAAAGGCTGCGGGTTCAAGGTGTTCAATGAAGCTGTGGAGAAAAACGGCTGCGTAAAAGCGGTTAACGCTGTGGGCGCTGGCAAGGCTTTCTCCAGAAAAGATATTGACGACCTTACCGACTTCGTGGTTTCCCTCGGCGCGGGCGGTCTGGCATATATCAAAGTTAACGAGGACGGACTCCAATCCCCCATAGTTAAATTCCTCGGCGATGATGTAGCCGCTGCGATAGTTAAGGAAATGAACGGTAAACCCGGCGATATTATTTTCTTCGGCGCGGGCGACAAATACACTGTCAACCTCTACCTCTCCAAGCTTAGGCTTAAAGTGGGTGCTATGCTCGGCCTAATCGACAGAGATAAATACTCTTTCGTATGGGTTCTTGACTTCCCGCTGCTTGAGTGGGATGCGGAGAACAAACGCTGGGGTGCTATGCACCACCCGTTTACTTCGCCTCTTGATGCTGATGTACCCCTGTTTGATACAGATCCGGGACAGATGCGCGCCAAAGCCTATGACCTTGTTCTTAACGGTTCTGAGATCGGCGGCGGAAGTATCAGGATTCACAGAAGCGACATTCAGGATAAAATGTTTGCGACCCTCGGCCTTACGGAAGAGGAAAGGGCATATAAGTTCGGCTTTTTCATCGATGCGCTTAAATACGGCACTCCGCCCCACGGCGGTATTGCCTTCGGTGTGGACAGGATAGCCACTATCCTCACTAAATCCACATCCATCAGGGATGTAATAGCTTTCCCCAAAACGCAGAAAGCTACGTGCCTTATGAGCGATGCTCCGAGTTTCATTGATGATAAACAGCTTAAAGAACTTTATATGAAATTTGAAGTTGCAGAGAACAAATAG
- the hisS gene encoding histidine--tRNA ligase — protein sequence MFSRVKGFRDIYGEEAVYWERIERIFKETFHTFNFREFILPVLERADVFHRGIGDTTDIVEKEMFAFKDRDDTMVALRPEGTASLVRAYVENKLYNPTSVRKYYYIGPMFRRERPQKGRFRQFYQAGVEVFGADGAAIDAEVIYLLRTLADKAGIGDMVTMEINSIGCPECRPAYYETLVAYFEQHKDGLCEDCKRRLGKNPMRILDCKVESCRAITKDAPVMLDYLCGKCEIHFSDVKKYLTAFGVEYNVNKMMVRGLDYYVRTAFEMVTNHLGAQNAVGAGGRYDGLIKLLGGPEIPGIGFALGIDRLVALAMQKDNIKDKGADVFIIAFKDISDVKCAELVKNFRERSIIAEIDYAFRAMKKQIKSADSSGARFTLILGDEEMNRGEASVKNMETGEQTSVKLDAVVDYIQNKL from the coding sequence TTGTTCAGCAGGGTCAAAGGATTCAGAGACATATACGGCGAAGAAGCCGTGTACTGGGAAAGAATAGAGAGAATTTTCAAGGAAACGTTCCATACCTTTAATTTCAGGGAATTCATTCTCCCTGTACTTGAACGCGCGGATGTTTTTCATCGCGGCATAGGCGATACCACGGACATAGTTGAGAAGGAAATGTTCGCCTTCAAAGACAGGGACGACACAATGGTGGCGCTCCGTCCGGAAGGCACAGCTTCCCTTGTGCGTGCTTATGTGGAGAACAAGCTTTACAACCCCACTTCGGTCAGAAAATACTATTACATAGGCCCCATGTTCAGAAGAGAACGCCCGCAGAAAGGCCGTTTCCGCCAGTTTTATCAGGCCGGAGTCGAGGTTTTCGGCGCGGACGGAGCAGCTATAGACGCGGAAGTGATCTACCTGCTCAGAACCCTTGCGGACAAGGCCGGAATAGGCGACATGGTGACGATGGAGATCAACTCTATTGGCTGCCCTGAGTGCAGACCCGCATATTACGAAACCCTTGTGGCTTATTTTGAACAGCATAAGGACGGTCTTTGCGAGGACTGCAAACGCAGACTCGGCAAGAACCCCATGCGTATTCTGGACTGTAAGGTGGAATCCTGCAGGGCGATCACTAAAGATGCCCCGGTTATGCTGGACTATCTCTGCGGGAAATGTGAAATTCATTTCTCAGATGTAAAAAAGTACCTCACAGCCTTCGGCGTGGAGTATAATGTAAATAAGATGATGGTTCGCGGGCTTGATTACTATGTCCGTACAGCCTTTGAGATGGTGACAAACCATCTGGGTGCGCAGAACGCAGTGGGTGCGGGCGGCAGGTACGACGGCCTGATAAAGCTCCTCGGCGGGCCGGAAATTCCGGGAATAGGTTTTGCCCTCGGTATAGACAGGCTTGTGGCGCTTGCCATGCAGAAGGATAATATAAAGGATAAAGGGGCGGATGTTTTCATCATCGCCTTTAAAGATATTTCGGACGTTAAGTGTGCGGAACTGGTAAAGAATTTCAGGGAAAGGTCGATTATAGCTGAGATTGATTACGCTTTCCGCGCCATGAAAAAACAGATTAAATCGGCTGATTCATCCGGCGCACGCTTCACCCTCATTCTGGGGGATGAAGAGATGAACAGGGGCGAGGCTTCCGTGAAAAACATGGAAACCGGCGAGCAGACCTCTGTTAAGCTTGATGCGGTCGTCGATTATATTCAAAATAAACTTTAG
- a CDS encoding cytidylate kinase-like family protein, which translates to MAVITISRQFGCGGEFVAEQVAEKLGFKLFHKELIKYIAILTDTDEAKVVKFDEESHSSFRSVMSNYFDADLFSNVFKDEKINKVQDMVKNDETLSFFDTYADQEPVFDSKKFSSMVELIIKNLATDTNCVIMGRGSQCILESEPNCFHIRLTAPLEDRIQWLRDNEKLDETKAEEKIKAIEKRKKSYIKHYYGKDIDDPAIYHAVFSLNRFSTEQMSDMIVACARSFLKF; encoded by the coding sequence ATGGCGGTAATAACTATTTCAAGGCAGTTCGGCTGCGGCGGTGAATTTGTTGCGGAACAGGTGGCGGAGAAGCTTGGTTTTAAGCTTTTTCACAAGGAGCTTATCAAATACATCGCGATTCTGACGGACACTGACGAAGCCAAAGTCGTCAAGTTCGATGAGGAATCACACTCAAGCTTCCGCTCTGTTATGTCTAACTATTTTGACGCGGATCTTTTTTCAAACGTTTTCAAGGATGAAAAGATAAATAAGGTTCAGGATATGGTGAAGAATGATGAAACTCTTTCTTTTTTCGACACTTACGCAGATCAGGAACCTGTTTTCGACAGCAAGAAGTTCAGCTCCATGGTTGAGCTTATAATCAAGAACCTCGCCACAGATACCAACTGCGTGATAATGGGGCGGGGGAGCCAATGCATCCTTGAGAGCGAGCCGAACTGCTTTCATATAAGGCTTACCGCACCGCTTGAGGATAGGATTCAGTGGCTCAGAGACAATGAAAAGCTTGATGAAACCAAAGCCGAAGAGAAGATAAAAGCTATAGAAAAACGTAAGAAAAGCTATATAAAACATTACTATGGAAAGGATATTGACGATCCTGCCATTTACCACGCAGTTTTCAGCCTGAACAGGTTTTCAACTGAACAGATGTCAGACATGATCGTTGCATGCGCAAGGTCTTTTCTTAAGTTCTGA
- the folK gene encoding 2-amino-4-hydroxy-6-hydroxymethyldihydropteridine diphosphokinase, with product MNSVKRIILALGSNMGDRERNFADALTALSSQLEIDKVSAVYSTASLLRDEQADYCNICCSASTFLSAEELLAFIKETEKQLGRQQTARWQSRLIDIDIIDYSGEVYESEGLVIPHREMAVRSFVLYPLRDVDENYVHPVSGRGINELIAALQDDLDIRRTGDLTWR from the coding sequence ATGAACTCGGTCAAAAGGATCATACTGGCTCTGGGGAGTAATATGGGCGACAGGGAGCGGAACTTTGCCGATGCCCTGACAGCCTTATCCTCTCAGCTTGAAATAGATAAAGTATCCGCTGTTTACTCCACCGCATCCCTGCTCAGGGACGAACAGGCGGATTACTGTAATATCTGCTGCTCCGCATCAACTTTTCTGAGCGCAGAGGAGCTTCTTGCCTTTATCAAGGAAACAGAAAAGCAACTCGGCAGACAGCAGACCGCCCGCTGGCAGAGCAGACTCATAGACATTGATATAATTGATTATTCCGGTGAGGTTTATGAGTCGGAAGGGCTTGTTATTCCGCACAGGGAAATGGCTGTCCGAAGCTTTGTTCTTTACCCTCTGCGGGATGTTGATGAAAACTATGTGCACCCTGTGAGCGGAAGAGGGATTAACGAACTCATTGCAGCTTTGCAGGATGATCTGGATATTAGAAGAACCGGAGATTTGACATGGCGGTAA
- a CDS encoding lysophospholipid acyltransferase family protein: protein MIVLYSLIFWIYLALLTTVLVILGIPSVFFAKQPYKLMSRIWAQMLLLYLGIRVKTEGLENLDKNTHYVFMGNHLSYADIFVLLNIFSDRLFLFMAKKELFKIPFFGFALKKIGMIPIERGDHKDGLKSLLSAAKKISEGYSVLLFPEGTRSSDGRLGDFKRGAFVLAGRTGNKIAPFIIKGTSDAVPKHGFRVFPFKTVHIKFLKPMDSGSMKDKELMEHVRGVMLNELGQKDHTGSGE from the coding sequence GTGATCGTTCTCTACAGTCTGATATTCTGGATATATCTTGCGCTGCTTACCACAGTGCTTGTTATTCTCGGCATCCCCTCGGTATTTTTCGCAAAACAGCCTTACAAGCTTATGAGCCGCATCTGGGCTCAAATGCTCCTTCTTTACCTTGGCATCAGGGTGAAGACGGAAGGTCTGGAGAACCTTGATAAAAACACTCACTATGTTTTCATGGGCAACCACCTGAGCTATGCGGATATATTTGTTCTGCTCAATATTTTTTCAGACAGGCTGTTTCTCTTCATGGCCAAAAAGGAGCTTTTCAAGATTCCCTTCTTCGGGTTTGCTCTCAAAAAAATCGGGATGATCCCTATTGAGAGAGGAGACCACAAAGACGGGCTGAAAAGCCTTCTCAGCGCTGCGAAAAAGATAAGTGAGGGGTATTCCGTTCTGCTTTTTCCCGAAGGAACACGCTCCTCCGACGGCAGACTCGGAGACTTCAAGCGCGGTGCATTTGTACTGGCGGGAAGGACAGGAAATAAAATTGCTCCCTTTATTATAAAAGGAACCTCAGATGCTGTTCCGAAGCATGGTTTCAGGGTTTTTCCCTTTAAAACCGTTCACATTAAGTTTCTTAAGCCTATGGATTCCGGCAGCATGAAGGATAAGGAGCTTATGGAACATGTTCGCGGAGTAATGCTGAATGAACTCGGTCAAAAGGATCATACTGGCTCTGGGGAGTAA
- a CDS encoding dihydrolipoyl dehydrogenase family protein produces the protein METAKHVLILGAGPAGLNAAKLLATEGFKITIVDKEIGGNYCRSGSVISNSLLYQSRIFANCSEKLQSLVSGDECSSVSFDFKKSRKLTEQAMTRIRKALTEDIEDLNINFVYGFGKFASENSVSVTSVDGNVEIKFDYCIIATGSSDINPGLSSSVKLLTVSSISELEKVPSKITILGGGFVGCEFATIFRRLGSVVTIIEAKDEILRDMDQQIVKKLEEKFKKNGIEVLKNTKVEKAEKVGNKYILFLSSGVKLETEEVFVAVGRKASICGLDLEKAGIKLESGGNLKLTKKMRTTNQNVYAVGDASGGNMLVSWAYTTSEIAADAIIGNKTAKPWETMPKVLYLDPELAKVGFTEDELKDYDGEYACIKYNISDLEKTLISGAQKGYMKVVYDKETRKILGCHVIGDGAGQICSMFSLLIQSGITIDKISDYVFNHPTYAEVLNDIASKVKQ, from the coding sequence ATGGAAACAGCCAAGCATGTTCTGATACTGGGCGCAGGCCCTGCCGGACTCAATGCCGCTAAACTCCTTGCCACGGAAGGTTTTAAGATAACCATAGTGGATAAGGAGATAGGCGGAAACTACTGCCGCTCCGGCAGTGTTATTTCAAACTCGCTCCTGTATCAGAGCAGAATTTTTGCAAACTGCTCAGAGAAGCTCCAGTCCCTCGTCAGCGGGGATGAGTGTTCGTCTGTCAGTTTTGATTTCAAAAAATCAAGAAAACTCACCGAACAGGCAATGACAAGAATCCGCAAGGCTCTGACGGAGGATATTGAGGATCTTAATATCAACTTTGTCTACGGCTTCGGTAAATTCGCATCGGAAAACTCAGTTTCCGTAACCAGTGTGGACGGTAATGTGGAAATCAAGTTTGATTACTGCATAATCGCCACCGGCTCCTCGGACATAAATCCCGGACTCAGCTCATCTGTCAAGCTTCTCACAGTTTCCAGTATAAGTGAGCTTGAGAAGGTTCCGTCCAAGATAACCATTCTCGGCGGCGGCTTTGTGGGCTGCGAGTTTGCCACTATTTTCAGAAGGCTCGGTTCTGTTGTTACTATCATAGAGGCAAAAGATGAAATCCTCCGTGACATGGATCAGCAAATTGTTAAGAAGCTGGAAGAAAAATTTAAGAAAAACGGAATTGAAGTCCTGAAAAATACTAAGGTTGAAAAAGCCGAGAAGGTCGGAAACAAGTATATTCTTTTCCTTTCCAGCGGGGTTAAGCTCGAAACGGAAGAGGTTTTCGTTGCTGTGGGCAGAAAGGCCAGTATATGCGGGCTTGATCTCGAAAAAGCCGGAATAAAGCTTGAATCCGGCGGCAATCTTAAGCTTACAAAGAAGATGCGCACCACAAACCAGAATGTTTATGCAGTAGGCGATGCTTCCGGCGGCAATATGCTGGTAAGCTGGGCTTACACCACCTCAGAGATAGCTGCGGATGCGATAATAGGCAATAAAACCGCCAAGCCGTGGGAAACCATGCCGAAGGTGCTTTACCTTGATCCTGAGCTTGCAAAAGTAGGTTTTACCGAAGATGAGCTTAAGGATTATGACGGTGAATACGCCTGCATTAAATACAATATATCAGACCTTGAGAAAACCCTGATCAGCGGTGCTCAGAAGGGTTATATGAAAGTGGTTTATGACAAGGAAACCAGAAAAATCCTCGGCTGCCACGTGATAGGTGACGGAGCAGGGCAGATATGCTCCATGTTCTCACTGCTTATCCAGTCGGGGATTACAATAGACAAGATATCCGACTATGTTTTCAATCACCCCACCTATGCGGAAGTGCTTAATGACATCGCAAGCAAGGTGAAGCAGTGA
- the ahcY gene encoding adenosylhomocysteinase, with translation MSFNDYKIRDISLAEFGRKEIQIAEHEMPGLMAVREKYALSKPLKGVRIMGSLHMTVQTAVLIETLAALGADVRWCSCNIFSTQDHAAAAIAAAGIPVFAWKGETLEEYWWCTDQALKFPGGKGPELIVDDGGDATLMIHLGYRGEKDPSLFDKQVNTEDEKQLFGLLKKIYTEDSTRWARTVAEWKGVSEETTTGVHRLYQMLEKGELLVPAINVNDSVTKSKFDNLYGCRESLIDGIKRATDVMIAGKVAVVCGYGDVGKGSAQSLRGQGARVIITEIDPICALQAAMEGYEVTTVEATLGRADIYVTTTGNKDIIRIEHMEKMKDQAIICNIGHFDNEIQVEKLEKYNGIKRLNIKPQVDKYTFPDGHEIFLLAEGRLVNLGCAMGHPSFVMSNSFANQTLAQLDLWENREKYQPGVYMLPKVLDEEVARLHLEKIGVKLTRLTKEQADYIGVPVEGPYKPDHYRY, from the coding sequence ATGAGTTTTAACGACTATAAAATAAGGGATATTTCCCTCGCCGAGTTCGGAAGGAAAGAGATTCAGATCGCCGAACACGAAATGCCCGGCCTTATGGCTGTGAGAGAAAAATACGCATTATCCAAGCCCCTCAAAGGTGTAAGAATAATGGGCTCACTGCATATGACAGTGCAGACCGCTGTTCTGATAGAAACCCTCGCTGCTCTCGGTGCGGATGTTCGCTGGTGCAGCTGCAACATTTTCTCCACTCAGGATCATGCGGCGGCGGCCATTGCAGCAGCAGGAATCCCTGTTTTTGCATGGAAGGGAGAAACCCTTGAGGAATACTGGTGGTGCACTGATCAGGCGCTGAAATTCCCCGGCGGAAAAGGACCGGAACTTATAGTTGATGACGGCGGCGATGCCACTCTTATGATTCATCTCGGTTACAGAGGGGAAAAAGATCCTTCTCTGTTTGATAAGCAGGTAAATACAGAGGACGAAAAACAGCTTTTCGGCCTTCTTAAGAAGATATACACAGAGGACAGCACCCGCTGGGCAAGAACCGTTGCCGAATGGAAAGGCGTTTCCGAAGAAACCACCACAGGGGTTCACAGGCTCTATCAGATGCTTGAAAAAGGTGAACTTCTTGTTCCTGCGATCAATGTTAATGACTCTGTTACAAAATCCAAATTCGATAACCTTTACGGCTGCCGTGAGTCCCTCATTGACGGAATCAAACGCGCCACTGATGTCATGATAGCCGGTAAAGTGGCTGTTGTATGCGGCTACGGCGATGTGGGCAAGGGTTCCGCACAGTCTCTCAGAGGGCAGGGCGCCAGAGTCATCATCACCGAGATTGACCCCATATGTGCGCTTCAGGCGGCTATGGAAGGCTACGAGGTTACAACTGTTGAGGCCACCCTCGGCAGGGCGGATATATATGTCACCACAACAGGAAACAAGGACATAATCCGCATTGAGCACATGGAGAAAATGAAGGATCAGGCAATAATCTGCAATATCGGTCACTTTGACAACGAGATTCAGGTTGAAAAGCTTGAAAAATACAACGGTATCAAGAGATTAAACATAAAACCTCAGGTAGATAAATACACCTTCCCTGACGGACACGAGATATTCCTCCTTGCGGAAGGCAGGCTGGTTAACCTCGGCTGCGCCATGGGGCATCCCTCATTCGTTATGTCAAACTCTTTTGCAAACCAGACCCTAGCCCAGCTTGATCTCTGGGAGAACAGGGAAAAATATCAGCCGGGCGTTTACATGCTTCCGAAAGTCCTTGACGAGGAAGTGGCGAGGCTGCACCTTGAAAAGATCGGCGTGAAGCTCACCAGGCTCACAAAAGAACAGGCGGACTACATAGGTGTCCCTGTGGAAGGCCCCTATAAGCCGGATCATTACAGGTATTAG